The following proteins come from a genomic window of Streptomyces liliiviolaceus:
- a CDS encoding VOC family protein, with protein sequence MDILGATLRICVDDLEAAVPFYERLAGGPAQRFERGGVSVAAVGCFLLMSGPEAELDVLRKVSATIAVKDVDEAHRVLTESGAHVVAGPVATPAGRNLIALHPDGYIYEYADRRTSP encoded by the coding sequence ATGGACATTCTGGGAGCCACGCTGCGCATCTGCGTCGACGACCTGGAGGCTGCGGTCCCCTTCTACGAGAGACTGGCGGGCGGACCGGCGCAGCGCTTCGAGCGCGGCGGGGTCTCCGTCGCCGCCGTCGGCTGCTTCTTGTTGATGAGCGGCCCCGAGGCGGAGCTGGACGTGCTCCGCAAGGTCTCGGCGACCATCGCGGTCAAGGACGTCGACGAGGCCCACCGGGTGCTCACCGAGTCGGGCGCGCACGTCGTCGCGGGCCCGGTGGCGACCCCCGCGGGCCGCAACCTGATCGCGCTGCACCCGGACGGCTACATCTACGAGTACGCGGACCGCCGCACGTCACCGTAG
- a CDS encoding DUF5107 domain-containing protein — protein MTTIRRDVLTLPVAEPGPANPLPPLRPLDETHHVDERERAGLPRGMARQIAYEPLRSLLPERVRDGYGRSRTPREVDTIVLENDRLRATVLPGFGGRVVSLFHKPSDRELLYRNPVLQPADFALNGAWFSGGIEWNIGATGHSTLACAPLHAARVTAPDGTPMLRLWEWERLRDLPFQVDLWLPEGSDFLYVGVRVRNPHERAAPLYWWSNTAVPEARRVLAPAEEAWHFGYERRLRRVPVPVHEGVDRTYPRRGGYPADYFYEVPDGRRRWIAALDDAGRGLVQTSTDVLRGRKLFVWGTGTGGRRWQEWLTEPGTDGYCEIQAGLARTQLEHVRLDAESEVSWLEAYGPIDADTRLVHGDDWAAARSEVESGLQQRLPRAEFETAYAHWLASADTEPAEVLAVGSGWGALEVLRAAHKLPGTPFDESTLGDAQRPWAELLGSGSFPEPRRVGPPGETLVAPHWRDMLETAPAEPLAEYHLGVAQWHAGDRAQAVRSWERGLELAPSLWPLLRCLAVADQEAGNRERAADRYADAFDDLCQERRDDGETWTAATAALGREAIGALLAAGRTADARSVWERLLPATRERGRFRLIEARLLLAEGDQGAARAVFDAGFEVADLREGAEAIGDLWSRICDEPLPERYDFRMRPPGTDDGG, from the coding sequence GTGACGACCATCCGACGTGACGTACTGACGCTTCCGGTCGCCGAACCCGGCCCCGCCAACCCCCTGCCCCCACTGCGCCCGCTCGACGAGACGCACCACGTGGACGAGCGGGAACGCGCGGGCCTGCCCCGCGGCATGGCCCGGCAGATCGCGTACGAGCCACTGCGCAGCCTCCTGCCCGAGCGCGTCCGGGACGGGTACGGGAGAAGCCGTACGCCCCGCGAGGTCGACACGATCGTCCTGGAGAACGACCGGCTGCGCGCGACCGTGCTGCCCGGCTTCGGCGGCCGAGTCGTCTCCCTCTTCCACAAGCCGTCCGACCGCGAACTCCTCTACCGCAACCCGGTGTTGCAGCCCGCCGACTTCGCGCTCAACGGCGCCTGGTTCTCCGGCGGCATCGAGTGGAACATCGGCGCCACCGGCCACTCCACCCTCGCCTGCGCACCGCTGCACGCGGCCCGGGTCACCGCACCCGACGGCACGCCCATGCTGCGCCTGTGGGAGTGGGAGCGGCTGCGCGACCTGCCCTTCCAGGTCGACCTGTGGCTGCCGGAGGGCTCCGACTTCCTGTACGTCGGCGTACGCGTCCGCAATCCGCACGAGCGGGCCGCGCCGCTGTACTGGTGGTCCAACACCGCGGTCCCGGAGGCGCGCAGGGTCCTCGCGCCGGCGGAGGAGGCCTGGCACTTCGGGTACGAGCGACGGCTGCGCCGCGTACCCGTCCCGGTGCACGAGGGCGTCGACCGGACGTACCCGCGGCGCGGCGGGTATCCGGCCGACTACTTCTACGAGGTGCCCGACGGGCGGCGGCGCTGGATCGCCGCCCTGGACGACGCCGGGCGGGGGCTGGTGCAGACGTCCACCGACGTGCTGCGCGGACGCAAACTCTTCGTGTGGGGCACCGGCACCGGTGGGCGCCGCTGGCAGGAATGGCTCACCGAACCCGGCACCGACGGCTACTGCGAGATCCAGGCGGGGCTCGCCCGCACCCAGTTGGAACACGTTCGCCTCGACGCGGAGAGCGAGGTGAGCTGGCTGGAGGCGTACGGGCCGATCGACGCCGACACACGGCTCGTGCACGGCGACGACTGGGCCGCCGCCCGCTCCGAGGTCGAGTCCGGGCTCCAACAGCGCCTGCCGCGCGCGGAGTTCGAGACGGCGTACGCGCACTGGCTGGCGTCCGCCGACACCGAACCCGCGGAGGTGCTCGCGGTCGGCTCCGGCTGGGGTGCCCTTGAAGTCCTGCGCGCCGCCCACAAGTTGCCCGGCACGCCCTTCGACGAGTCCACGCTCGGGGACGCTCAGCGGCCCTGGGCCGAACTGCTCGGCTCCGGTTCCTTCCCCGAGCCCCGCCGGGTCGGGCCGCCCGGCGAGACGCTGGTCGCCCCGCACTGGCGGGACATGCTGGAGACGGCCCCCGCGGAGCCGCTCGCCGAGTACCACCTCGGGGTCGCCCAGTGGCACGCCGGCGACCGGGCCCAGGCCGTGCGCAGCTGGGAGAGGGGCCTCGAACTCGCCCCCTCGCTCTGGCCGTTGCTCCGCTGCCTCGCCGTGGCCGACCAGGAGGCCGGCAACCGTGAACGGGCCGCCGACCGGTACGCGGACGCCTTCGACGACCTGTGCCAGGAGCGGCGCGACGACGGCGAGACCTGGACGGCGGCCACCGCCGCGCTCGGACGCGAGGCGATCGGCGCGCTGCTCGCCGCGGGGCGCACCGCGGACGCGCGGTCCGTGTGGGAACGACTGCTCCCGGCGACCCGCGAACGCGGCCGGTTCCGGCTGATCGAGGCGCGGTTGCTGCTCGCGGAGGGCGACCAGGGCGCGGCGCGTGCCGTCTTCGACGCCGGGTTCGAGGTGGCCGACCTGCGCGAGGGGGCCGAGGCGATCGGGGACCTGTGGTCCCGGATCTGCGACGAACCCCTGCCGGAACGCTACGACTTCCGGATGCGCCCACCCGGCACCGACGACGGCGGCTGA
- a CDS encoding NAD(P)/FAD-dependent oxidoreductase — protein sequence MTRPRVVIVGAGFAGYRAAQTLSAPARGRSGPLDVVLLNPTDYFLYLPLLPQVAAGVLEPRRVTVSLTGTLPRVRLVLGEADGIDLDARTVRYTGPEGDTGTLSYDRLVLAAGSVNKLLPIPGVAEHAHGFRGLPEALYLRDHVTRQVELASADDDPATAAARCTFVVVGAGYTGTEVAAHGQLFTDALVRGQPHRTGLWPRWTLVDIAPRVLPELDERLSRTADRVLRQRGVEIRTGTSVKEATRDGVLLSDGDLVRTRTLVWCVGVRPDPLAEGLGLAMEQGRLLVGPTLQVPGRPEVFACGDAAAVPDLEKPGGYTPTTAQHAWRQGRTAGRNVAASLGIGDPRPYRHRDLGFVVDLGGVKAAANPYGIPLSGPAAGAVTRGYHLAAMPGNRVRVAADWLLDAVLPRQGVQLGLVRSWSVPLDTASPETARVPGRPGHPAPGPSQPGPPAQPPVEGTP from the coding sequence ATGACCCGGCCCCGCGTCGTGATCGTCGGAGCGGGCTTCGCCGGATACCGGGCGGCACAGACGCTCTCCGCGCCGGCCCGGGGCAGGTCCGGCCCGCTGGACGTCGTGCTGCTCAACCCGACGGACTACTTCCTCTATCTGCCCCTGCTGCCCCAGGTGGCCGCCGGGGTCCTGGAACCGCGCCGCGTCACCGTCTCGCTGACCGGCACCCTGCCCCGGGTACGCCTCGTGCTCGGCGAGGCCGACGGCATCGACCTCGACGCGCGCACCGTCCGCTACACCGGCCCCGAGGGCGACACGGGCACGCTCTCCTACGACCGGCTCGTCCTCGCCGCCGGCAGCGTCAACAAACTGCTGCCGATCCCCGGTGTGGCCGAGCACGCGCACGGCTTCCGGGGACTGCCCGAGGCGCTGTACCTGCGCGACCACGTGACCCGCCAGGTGGAACTCGCCTCCGCCGACGACGACCCCGCGACCGCGGCCGCCCGGTGCACGTTCGTGGTCGTCGGCGCGGGCTACACCGGCACCGAGGTGGCCGCGCACGGGCAGTTGTTCACCGACGCCCTGGTGCGCGGGCAGCCGCACCGCACGGGCCTGTGGCCGCGCTGGACGCTGGTCGACATCGCGCCGCGCGTGCTGCCGGAGCTGGACGAGCGGCTCTCGCGGACCGCCGACCGCGTCCTGCGGCAACGAGGCGTCGAGATCCGTACCGGCACGTCCGTGAAGGAGGCCACCCGGGACGGGGTCCTGCTCAGCGACGGCGACCTCGTCCGCACCCGGACCCTGGTCTGGTGCGTCGGCGTACGGCCCGACCCGCTGGCCGAGGGGCTCGGGCTGGCCATGGAACAGGGCCGGCTGCTCGTCGGACCGACCCTCCAGGTGCCCGGCCGCCCCGAGGTGTTCGCCTGCGGCGACGCGGCTGCCGTACCCGACCTGGAGAAACCGGGCGGGTACACCCCGACGACCGCCCAGCACGCCTGGCGGCAGGGCAGGACGGCGGGACGCAATGTCGCGGCCTCCCTCGGCATCGGCGACCCCCGCCCCTACCGCCACCGCGACCTGGGCTTCGTCGTCGACCTCGGCGGTGTGAAGGCCGCCGCCAACCCGTACGGCATCCCGCTCTCCGGACCGGCCGCGGGCGCCGTCACCCGCGGCTACCACCTGGCCGCGATGCCGGGCAACCGCGTCCGGGTCGCCGCCGACTGGCTCCTGGACGCCGTACTGCCACGCCAGGGCGTACAGCTCGGCCTCGTCCGGTCCTGGTCGGTACCGCTGGACACCGCCTCGCCCGAAACGGCCCGCGTACCGGGCCGACCCGGCCACCCCGCGCCCGGCCCCTCTCAGCCCGGACCCCCTGCGCAACCACCTGTGGAAGGAACACCATGA
- a CDS encoding transketolase, with the protein MNTPELIELGQQLRVDSVRAAAAAGSGHPTSSMSAADLMAVLLARRLRYDFERPSHPGNDRFVLSKGHASPLLYAAYKAARAIDDAELLTFRTLDSRLEGHPTPRRLPWVETATGSLGQGLPVGVGIALSGKRLDRVGYRVWVLCGDSELAEGSIWEAAEHASYEGLDNLTAIVDVNRLGQRGPTRHGHDLDAYARRFRAFGWHTVEIDGHDVEAVERAYGEAVSTTGQPTVILARTLKGKGVASVQDREGLHGKPLPDADEAIEELGGVRDLRVEVPQPQVARMLHAVRAGHLDLPRWEKGDEAATRDAYGQALAALGSSRADVVALDGEVSDSTRAEFFAKEHPERFFECYIAEQQLVGAAVGLATRGWVPFASSFAAFLTRAHDFVRMAAVSGVGINLVGSHAGVAIGEDGPSQMGVEDLAMLRAVHGSTVLYPCDANQTAALVATMADLDGIRYLRTSRGAMPVLYGPGEEFPVGGSKVLRRSTDDRLTVVAAGVTVHEALQAADALAADGIAVRVVDLYSVKPVDRETLREAAEETGCLVTVEDHHPEGGIGDAVLDAFLDGRPTPRLVRLAVRDMPGSATPAEQLHAAGIDAESIVAAVKLLVENAVVR; encoded by the coding sequence ATGAACACCCCCGAACTCATCGAACTCGGCCAGCAGCTGCGCGTCGACAGCGTGCGCGCGGCCGCCGCGGCGGGCTCCGGGCACCCCACCTCCTCGATGTCCGCCGCCGACCTGATGGCGGTCCTGCTCGCCCGGCGGCTGCGCTACGACTTCGAGCGGCCCTCCCATCCGGGCAACGACCGGTTCGTCCTCTCCAAGGGGCACGCCTCACCGCTGCTGTACGCCGCGTACAAGGCGGCCAGGGCCATCGACGACGCCGAACTGCTGACCTTCCGCACTCTGGACAGCCGTCTCGAAGGGCATCCGACACCGCGCCGGCTCCCGTGGGTGGAGACCGCCACCGGATCGCTGGGCCAGGGCCTGCCCGTCGGCGTGGGCATCGCCCTGTCGGGCAAGCGGCTCGACCGGGTGGGCTACCGCGTATGGGTGCTGTGCGGCGACAGCGAACTGGCCGAGGGCTCGATCTGGGAGGCCGCCGAGCACGCGTCGTACGAAGGGCTCGACAACCTCACCGCGATCGTGGACGTCAACCGGCTCGGCCAGCGCGGCCCCACCCGGCACGGCCACGACCTCGACGCGTACGCCCGCCGCTTCCGGGCCTTCGGCTGGCACACCGTCGAGATCGACGGCCATGACGTCGAGGCCGTCGAGCGGGCGTACGGCGAGGCCGTGTCCACGACGGGACAGCCGACCGTGATCCTGGCCCGCACCCTCAAGGGCAAGGGCGTCGCCTCCGTGCAGGACCGCGAGGGCCTGCACGGCAAGCCGCTGCCCGACGCCGACGAGGCGATCGAGGAACTGGGCGGGGTACGGGACCTGCGCGTCGAGGTACCGCAGCCGCAGGTCGCCCGGATGCTGCACGCGGTACGGGCCGGTCACCTGGACCTGCCCCGCTGGGAGAAGGGGGACGAGGCCGCCACCCGCGACGCCTACGGCCAGGCGCTCGCCGCGCTCGGCTCCTCGCGCGCGGATGTCGTCGCCCTCGACGGAGAGGTGAGCGACTCCACCCGCGCCGAGTTCTTCGCCAAGGAACACCCCGAGCGGTTCTTCGAGTGCTACATCGCCGAGCAGCAGCTCGTCGGGGCGGCCGTCGGGCTCGCCACCCGCGGCTGGGTGCCGTTCGCCTCCAGCTTCGCCGCGTTCCTCACCCGCGCCCACGACTTCGTCCGGATGGCGGCTGTCAGCGGCGTGGGCATCAACCTCGTCGGCTCGCACGCGGGCGTCGCGATCGGCGAGGACGGACCCTCGCAGATGGGCGTCGAGGACCTGGCCATGCTCCGCGCGGTGCACGGCTCGACCGTGCTGTACCCCTGCGACGCCAACCAGACGGCCGCACTCGTCGCCACCATGGCGGACCTCGACGGCATCCGCTACCTGCGGACCTCCCGCGGTGCCATGCCCGTCCTGTACGGGCCCGGCGAGGAGTTCCCCGTCGGCGGCAGCAAGGTGCTCCGGCGCTCCACGGACGACCGGCTGACCGTCGTCGCCGCCGGGGTGACCGTGCACGAGGCGCTGCAGGCCGCGGACGCGCTCGCCGCCGACGGCATCGCCGTGCGGGTCGTCGACCTGTACTCCGTCAAGCCCGTCGACCGCGAGACCCTGCGCGAGGCGGCCGAGGAGACCGGCTGCCTGGTCACCGTCGAGGACCATCACCCGGAGGGCGGCATCGGCGACGCGGTCCTCGACGCCTTCCTCGACGGCCGTCCCACTCCGCGGCTGGTCCGTCTCGCGGTACGGGACATGCCCGGTTCGGCCACTCCCGCGGAGCAGCTGCACGCGGCGGGCATCGACGCCGAGTCCATCGTGGCCGCGGTGAAACTGCTGGTCGAGAACGCGGTGGTGCGATGA
- a CDS encoding GNAT family N-acetyltransferase produces MSGSTAYLAEGPHVGIRLFSHEDGPEFTARVRESKALHQPWLFPPGTAAAYTSYAGRLIDDPSKAGFFVCEKDGGGIAGFININNIVEGAFLCGALGYGAFAHAAGRGLMSEGLDLVVRYAFDTLGLHRLEINVQPDNTASIALARRCGFRLEGYSPDFLFIDGAWRDHERWAITADMIRT; encoded by the coding sequence ATGTCCGGCAGCACCGCGTACCTCGCCGAAGGCCCCCACGTGGGCATACGTCTGTTCAGTCACGAGGACGGCCCCGAGTTCACCGCCCGCGTGCGGGAGAGCAAGGCCCTGCATCAGCCGTGGCTCTTCCCGCCCGGAACCGCCGCCGCCTACACCTCGTACGCCGGGCGGCTCATCGACGATCCGAGCAAGGCCGGGTTCTTCGTCTGCGAGAAGGACGGGGGAGGGATCGCCGGGTTCATCAACATCAACAACATCGTCGAGGGTGCCTTTCTGTGCGGCGCCCTCGGATACGGGGCCTTCGCGCACGCCGCCGGACGCGGGCTGATGAGCGAAGGGCTCGACCTCGTCGTGCGGTACGCGTTCGACACGCTCGGACTGCACCGGCTGGAGATCAACGTCCAGCCGGACAACACCGCCTCCATCGCGCTGGCCCGCCGCTGCGGGTTCCGCCTGGAGGGGTACTCGCCGGACTTCCTGTTCATCGACGGAGCCTGGCGCGACCATGAGCGGTGGGCCATCACCGCCGATATGATTCGAACATGA
- a CDS encoding LapA family protein, producing the protein MNPKSSQNGGGGAGAGRGSLLTPGRVAVVALAVLGLVFIFENTRATKIRLLIPEVTMPLWMALLATAVIGALCGAFFVRRRG; encoded by the coding sequence ATGAACCCGAAGAGTTCGCAGAACGGTGGTGGTGGCGCGGGGGCCGGCAGGGGGAGTCTGCTGACGCCCGGGCGGGTGGCGGTCGTCGCGCTGGCCGTGCTCGGGCTGGTCTTCATCTTCGAGAACACCCGGGCGACGAAGATCCGGCTGCTGATTCCCGAGGTCACGATGCCGTTGTGGATGGCGCTGCTCGCCACGGCGGTGATCGGGGCGCTGTGCGGGGCGTTCTTCGTACGCCGCCGCGGGTAG
- a CDS encoding S66 peptidase family protein, producing MNGRPPKELVRPPRLVAGVRVAVVAPSGPVPEERLQAGLDILRGWDLDPVVGPHVLDRHGTFGYLAGTDADRAADFRAAWCDPSVAAVFCARGGYGVQRMADLLDWDALRAAGPKALIGFSDITALHEAFAMRLGLVTLHGPMAAGIDFVKNARAQDHLRATLFTPESVRTIRSAGQVLVPGRATGVLLGGCLSLLASELGTPHARPSAGGGLVCLEDVGEEVYRLDRYLTQLLRAGWFDGVAGILLGSWDRCGPYERVRELLLDRLGGLGVPIAEEFGFGHGEGALTVPFGVRAELDARSGAGVLTLDVPALT from the coding sequence TTGAACGGCCGACCGCCGAAAGAGCTCGTCAGGCCGCCGCGGCTGGTAGCCGGCGTGCGGGTCGCCGTCGTCGCGCCGAGCGGGCCCGTGCCGGAGGAACGGCTCCAGGCCGGGCTCGACATCCTGCGCGGCTGGGACCTCGACCCCGTCGTGGGGCCCCATGTCCTGGACCGGCACGGCACGTTCGGCTACCTGGCGGGCACGGACGCCGACCGGGCGGCCGACTTCCGGGCCGCCTGGTGCGACCCGTCGGTGGCCGCGGTGTTCTGCGCGCGCGGGGGTTACGGCGTGCAGCGCATGGCCGACCTGCTCGACTGGGACGCGCTGCGGGCCGCGGGGCCCAAGGCGCTGATCGGCTTCAGTGACATCACGGCTCTCCACGAGGCGTTCGCGATGCGGCTGGGCCTCGTGACCCTGCACGGTCCGATGGCCGCGGGCATCGACTTCGTCAAGAACGCCCGCGCCCAGGACCATCTCCGGGCGACTCTCTTCACGCCGGAGTCCGTGCGGACGATCCGGTCGGCCGGGCAGGTCCTGGTCCCGGGGCGGGCCACCGGTGTCCTGCTCGGCGGCTGTCTGAGCCTGCTCGCCTCCGAGCTGGGGACACCGCACGCCCGGCCCTCCGCGGGCGGCGGGCTGGTGTGTCTGGAGGACGTGGGCGAGGAGGTGTACCGGCTCGACCGGTACCTCACGCAGCTCCTGCGGGCCGGCTGGTTCGACGGCGTCGCGGGAATTCTGCTCGGCTCCTGGGACCGGTGCGGCCCGTACGAGCGGGTGCGGGAGCTGCTTCTCGACCGGCTCGGCGGGCTCGGGGTGCCGATCGCCGAGGAGTTCGGGTTCGGGCACGGGGAGGGGGCGCTGACGGTTCCTTTCGGGGTGCGGGCGGAGCTGGACGCGCGTTCGGGGGCGGGGGTTCTGACGCTGGACGTGCCGGCGCTGACCTGA
- the ligD gene encoding non-homologous end-joining DNA ligase, giving the protein MTAVRAGRRTVEVHRPDKVMFPATGGAKEYTKADVVAYYREIAPFMLPHLRGRPLMLERYPDGLDGQKFMQKNVQDHYPDWIRRVEVPKEGGTVLHPVCEDTATLVYLADQAALTLHRWLAKVSSDGTADRPDRLVFDLDPATDDFEPVRDTARLLGELLDQLRLPSALMTTGSRGLHIVVPLDGRHGFDEVHTFAKDVADTLTEAHPDRLTTEARKKDRGDRLYLDIQRNAYAQTTVAPFTVRARPGAPVAVPVAWDQLEDAELGPRRWTIADAVDQARTNPWSGLLRSGRALAPARRRLNALRG; this is encoded by the coding sequence ATGACCGCCGTACGCGCCGGCCGGCGGACCGTCGAGGTGCACCGGCCGGACAAGGTGATGTTCCCCGCCACCGGAGGGGCGAAGGAGTACACCAAGGCGGACGTCGTCGCGTACTACCGGGAGATCGCCCCGTTCATGCTGCCGCACCTGCGGGGGCGGCCCCTGATGCTTGAGCGGTACCCGGACGGGCTCGACGGGCAGAAGTTCATGCAGAAGAACGTCCAGGACCACTATCCGGACTGGATCCGCCGCGTCGAGGTGCCCAAGGAGGGCGGTACGGTCCTGCACCCCGTGTGCGAGGACACCGCGACCCTCGTCTACCTCGCCGACCAGGCCGCCCTGACCCTGCACCGATGGCTCGCCAAGGTCTCCTCCGACGGCACGGCCGACCGGCCGGACCGGCTGGTCTTCGACCTGGACCCCGCGACCGACGACTTCGAGCCGGTACGCGACACCGCCCGGCTGCTCGGCGAGCTCCTCGACCAGCTCCGGCTGCCGTCCGCCCTGATGACCACCGGCTCACGCGGACTGCACATCGTCGTCCCCCTCGACGGGCGGCACGGCTTCGACGAGGTGCACACCTTCGCCAAGGACGTCGCCGACACCCTCACCGAGGCGCATCCCGACCGGCTCACCACCGAGGCCCGCAAGAAGGACCGCGGCGACCGGCTGTATCTGGACATCCAGCGCAACGCCTACGCCCAGACCACCGTCGCCCCCTTCACCGTCCGCGCCAGGCCCGGTGCCCCGGTCGCCGTGCCCGTCGCCTGGGACCAGCTCGAAGACGCCGAACTCGGCCCGCGCCGCTGGACGATCGCCGACGCCGTCGACCAGGCCCGCACGAACCCCTGGTCAGGGCTGCTGCGCAGCGGGCGCGCACTCGCTCCCGCCAGGCGCCGCCTGAACGCCCTGCGCGGCTGA
- a CDS encoding phage holin family protein, translated as MDRIDHMEHLDKHLADELAQVARDAVREELREQTRKQRRTAAMYAASGAVALYAGAALALTVGLALAIGLPDWAAALITAAVLGALAYVLRNAARPSAPRPTPGGTAQMPGEGAVTGAPAGTAPGTPADGPAVPPMPPVAPSNAVPDTRAR; from the coding sequence ATGGACCGCATCGATCACATGGAACATCTGGACAAGCATCTGGCCGACGAGCTGGCGCAGGTGGCCCGCGACGCCGTACGCGAGGAGCTGCGGGAACAGACCCGCAAGCAGCGCCGGACGGCCGCGATGTACGCCGCGTCCGGTGCCGTCGCCCTGTACGCGGGCGCGGCCCTCGCGCTCACGGTCGGTCTCGCCCTCGCGATCGGCCTGCCCGACTGGGCCGCCGCGCTGATCACCGCCGCCGTGCTCGGCGCGCTGGCCTACGTGCTGCGCAACGCGGCGCGGCCGTCGGCGCCCCGGCCCACGCCGGGCGGCACCGCTCAGATGCCCGGCGAAGGCGCCGTGACCGGTGCCCCCGCCGGTACGGCTCCGGGGACGCCGGCCGACGGCCCCGCCGTGCCCCCGATGCCGCCGGTCGCCCCCAGCAACGCCGTACCGGACACCCGGGCCCGGTGA
- a CDS encoding arginase family protein, translating to MRNLVVLDAPSNLGLRPPAPGTVPGCYKLAGALREQRIVRRLNALEGGVVVPPRYDRGDWQEGDGVFNAAALARYTRTLADRIERHVRAGELPVVLGGDCSIQLGASLALRRIGRYGLAAVDASHDFRHPGNSDRIGAAGGEEVALATGRGQDDLTDLEGLKPYLRDEDIRFFGIRDEFEDDRAELAALKIPTVTVGDIREWGADALARATAEAFDVPDLDGFWVHLDADVLDPSVMPAVDSPDAGGLLPDELTALLRPLVTSPQCAGFNVTIYDPDLDPDGTAGALLADIVVAAFAQS from the coding sequence CTGAGGAATCTCGTCGTCCTGGACGCACCCTCCAACCTCGGCCTCCGGCCGCCCGCCCCCGGCACGGTCCCCGGCTGCTACAAGCTCGCCGGCGCCCTGCGCGAGCAGCGGATCGTGCGGCGGCTGAACGCCCTGGAGGGCGGTGTGGTCGTCCCGCCGCGCTACGACCGGGGCGACTGGCAGGAGGGCGACGGCGTCTTCAACGCCGCCGCGCTCGCCCGATACACCCGTACCCTCGCCGACCGCATCGAGCGGCACGTACGGGCCGGGGAGCTGCCCGTCGTCCTCGGCGGCGACTGCTCCATCCAGCTCGGCGCCTCCCTCGCACTGCGCCGCATCGGTCGCTACGGCCTCGCCGCGGTGGACGCCTCGCACGACTTCCGCCACCCGGGCAACTCCGACCGGATCGGCGCCGCGGGCGGCGAGGAGGTCGCCCTCGCCACCGGCCGCGGGCAGGACGACCTCACCGACCTGGAGGGGCTGAAGCCCTATTTGCGGGACGAGGACATCCGGTTCTTCGGCATCCGGGACGAGTTCGAGGACGACCGGGCCGAGCTGGCCGCGCTGAAGATCCCCACGGTGACCGTCGGCGACATCCGCGAGTGGGGCGCCGACGCCCTCGCGCGGGCCACCGCCGAGGCCTTCGACGTACCGGATCTGGACGGCTTCTGGGTGCACCTCGACGCCGATGTGCTCGACCCCTCCGTGATGCCGGCCGTCGACAGCCCCGACGCCGGTGGGCTGCTGCCCGACGAACTGACCGCGCTGCTGCGGCCGTTGGTGACCTCCCCGCAGTGCGCCGGTTTCAACGTCACCATCTACGACCCCGACCTGGACCCCGACGGAACCGCCGGTGCCCTCCTGGCCGACATCGTCGTCGCCGCCTTTGCGCAATCCTGA